The following is a genomic window from Candidatus Goldiibacteriota bacterium.
TGTCATAATTTATGAAGTGGGTTTATTGCTTCTTGCTGCCGCGGCATTATATATGTCCGGAGCAATCAGAAAGTTAACCGGCATAGTGAAGGAAAAAAACAATTACTGGGTTTTGCCCCTTATTTCTGCGGCATTTCTCGCGGCGGCGGCGCTGGCGCATTTTTACGCCTCTGTTGTATTATTACCCGAATTAGGCAGAAACATTCAGATGTTCTCCGAAGAAAGCGTATTTCTTGACCCTCAGAAAACAGAAATTGTTAAGGAGTCTATTAAAGCTGTAAAAAACTCGCTGCTTTTGCTTAAGGCATTTTCTTTTACGTGTTTCTTTGTTGCGTCATTGCTTGTGGCGGCGGCATCTTGGCTTTATCTTAAACTTATTTCAAAATAAAGAGGTGGAAAATGTCTGAGAAAACAAGAATCATGGTAGTGGATGACGAGCCGGATATAGTAAAAATAGTAAAAATATCCTTTGAACTTGCCAATTATGAAGTGATTGAATGCAACAGCGGGGAAGAATGCCTTGATAAACTGAAAACGGAAAAGAAACCGGATATTATACTGCTTGATATAATGATGCCGGGATTAAGCGGGTATGAAACATGCGTGGAAATAAGAAAAAACCCCCTGTTTAAAAGCACAAAGATAGTAATGCTTACCGCCAAAGGCCAAAAAGGCGACGCCGAAGAGGGGCTGCAGTCAGGCGCGGATGATTACATAATAAAACCTTTTGACCCGTACGAACTTATTGAACAGGTAAAGGAAATCCTGGACAGAAAATAAGCAAGCAGGCAGCCGCGAAAGGAGTTGTATTTGAAAAATTCCGCCGATGATTCAAAACGGTACATTGTTTACATAAGGGCAATACTCTCGCTTTCCATCGTGCTTCTGGCGTTTTACAATCATGAAGTAATTGCCGAAGACCCTTTAGTCTCAATTGTTTTCATTGTGCTGATTGCGTTAAGCAATTTTCTGTTTATATCAATTCCCGCTTCCAATTATACGGGAGTAAGGCTGCACTATCTGATTTTTATGATGGACATTTCTTTTATCGTAATATCATCGCACATCTATTCCCAGCTTGATATTCAGTTTGTATTGGCTGTTTTTCTGACAATCTTTATGGCCGCGTTAAGCCAGTCTGTTAAATTAAGCATTCTGATAGCCCTTGTCGTAAACGCCGTCTATCTTTATATAAGGTACATATCCGGCGGCGAAGGATATAATCTGTTTTCCGAAAAAACGCTTCTTAACATTCCGTTTATATTTATCGTGGCGCTTCACAGCAGCTACCTTGCCGAAAAAGCAAACGTGGAATTAAAAGAAAAAGAGGAACTTGAAAAAGAAAAAAATTATTTAAACGGCGAAATACTTATGAAAACCACGGAACTGGGGCTGGTAAAGGAATTTGCCAGGGACCTGTGCGGCAGTTTTAATGAAGCGGTGGTAATATTTGATGTTTCGGGGAATCTGCGCCTGATAAATGAAAAGGCATATAAAATACTTGGGATGAAAAATGCGGGCGCTTTTAACACCCCGTTTTCAGGACTGGAAATCCCCGCGACTGTAAAAGAAGTTATTATGAAGCTTACATTCGGTTCGGAAGTTTCAAATGACCTTCGGGTGGAAGTTAACGAAGGCGGCGAAGCAAAAGTGCTTGTTGTAAACTGCACGTTTATAAAAAACCGTACGCAGCAGAAAATAGGCATTCTGCTTACGGCAAAAGAGGCGGTTGAATAATGGGGGGGCTTGAAGAACAGCTTTTAAGCGCGGTTTTCAAAACCAGCCTTGAAGAAGTAAATATGCTTTTATCAAAGGGCGCCAATCCAAACGCCAAAGGGTTCGGCAGTTATTCCGCCATAAGCCTTGCGATTGAAAGGGGCAGCACTGAAATTATAAAAGC
Proteins encoded in this region:
- a CDS encoding response regulator, which produces MSEKTRIMVVDDEPDIVKIVKISFELANYEVIECNSGEECLDKLKTEKKPDIILLDIMMPGLSGYETCVEIRKNPLFKSTKIVMLTAKGQKGDAEEGLQSGADDYIIKPFDPYELIEQVKEILDRK